The proteins below come from a single Oerskovia jenensis genomic window:
- a CDS encoding AI-2E family transporter produces the protein MTALQDAPRPPGLAPSTRTLLSLAAAVIVLAGVYVARGLFGPLALAAVVVIIVQPVRAPLQRRGWSRWAATTATIVVAYLILGALAALLAFAGVQFASLVGQYLDDLSTMVEQATTWLESFGVEGQVTDAVASWLDPSTLAGFAATIGGTAMSVLTAFFFVLAYVIFMAADATRYQDARSRFGLQRPATLDRITAYNSGVRRYFVVNASFGAVVAVIDGVALWWMGVPAPAVWAILAFVTNFVPNIGFVLGLVPPAVMALVVGGWPLALGVVAVYCVVNVVLQVLVQPKFVADAVNLSLTLSFFSVVFWTLVIGPLGAILAIPLTLLTRALVIEGDPGSGWLRYLSGDTSAAPRAEPPEAPGEERPDADGPGGTPAEGTDTPPNPEDAAPGRPADGSSPGGPDDGPRASAGS, from the coding sequence ATGACCGCACTGCAGGACGCCCCTCGACCCCCGGGCCTCGCGCCGTCGACCCGCACCCTGCTCAGCCTCGCCGCCGCGGTCATCGTCCTCGCCGGTGTCTACGTCGCGCGGGGGCTCTTCGGGCCGCTGGCGCTCGCGGCGGTCGTCGTCATCATCGTGCAACCGGTCCGGGCCCCGCTGCAGCGTCGCGGCTGGTCCCGCTGGGCGGCCACCACCGCGACGATCGTCGTCGCCTACCTGATCCTGGGCGCGCTCGCGGCGCTGCTGGCGTTCGCGGGGGTGCAGTTCGCGAGCCTCGTGGGGCAGTACCTCGACGACCTGTCGACCATGGTCGAGCAGGCGACGACGTGGCTCGAGTCGTTCGGCGTCGAGGGGCAGGTCACGGACGCCGTGGCGTCGTGGCTCGACCCGAGCACCCTCGCGGGCTTCGCCGCGACGATCGGGGGGACCGCCATGTCGGTCCTGACGGCCTTCTTCTTCGTGCTCGCCTACGTGATCTTCATGGCGGCCGACGCGACCCGCTACCAGGACGCCCGTTCGCGCTTCGGGCTGCAGCGTCCCGCGACCCTCGACCGCATCACCGCGTACAACTCGGGCGTCCGACGCTACTTCGTGGTCAACGCGTCGTTCGGCGCAGTCGTCGCGGTGATCGACGGGGTCGCCCTGTGGTGGATGGGCGTCCCCGCGCCTGCCGTCTGGGCGATCCTGGCGTTCGTCACGAACTTCGTCCCCAACATCGGGTTCGTGCTCGGCCTGGTCCCGCCGGCGGTCATGGCGCTCGTGGTGGGCGGTTGGCCGCTCGCCCTGGGCGTGGTCGCCGTCTACTGCGTCGTGAACGTGGTCCTGCAGGTCCTGGTGCAGCCCAAGTTCGTGGCCGACGCCGTGAACCTGAGCCTCACGCTGAGCTTCTTCTCGGTCGTGTTCTGGACGCTCGTCATCGGCCCGCTGGGCGCGATCCTGGCGATCCCGCTGACCCTGCTCACCCGGGCGCTCGTCATCGAGGGCGACCCGGGTTCCGGCTGGTTGCGGTACCTGTCGGGGGACACGTCGGCGGCGCCCCGCGCGGAGCCTCCCGAGGCCCCCGGCGAGGAGCGGCCCGACGCCGACGGACCGGGCGGCACCCCTGCCGAGGGCACCGACACCCCGCCGAACCCCGAGGACGCGGCACCCGGCCGTCCCGCGGACGGCTCGTCCCCCGGGGGCCCCGACGACGGACCACGGGCCTCCGCCGGCTCCTGA
- a CDS encoding diacylglycerol/lipid kinase family protein, with protein MGWEMWLGVAAVAISAVALTVAMTVWSQQRRRRRLDPPLAVTEALAEDVGQLIAFVANPSKPAVANLERTVRRVCADADLPEPLWLETTIEDPGVGQTREALARGADIVVAVGGDGTVRAVAEGMVGTGKPMGLVPLGTGNLLARNLDLPITDPDEALRIVVAGADRVIDVGWARVLEFAQPDGAAHDPARSGTPGAGTAGDESPGNLPGTGGADEAGAGTGTSTANDTSQDVLPEQDTRTAHIFLVIAGLGFDAAMVADADATLKARVGWVAYFVAGIRHLHGRRLRATIQLDDSPPVTAKLRTLLVGNCGKLPGGITLLPDAVLDDGILDVAAIDTRGGVVGWAQLFGDVVMQGFGVRNDLPAKIGRIDHARAKRVRVRVEGGEQAQVDGDLLGRAVELETWVEPGGLVVRTA; from the coding sequence ATGGGTTGGGAGATGTGGTTGGGGGTCGCGGCGGTCGCCATCTCCGCCGTCGCGCTCACCGTCGCGATGACGGTCTGGTCGCAGCAGCGCCGCCGACGACGCCTCGACCCGCCGCTCGCGGTGACCGAGGCCCTCGCGGAGGACGTCGGTCAGCTCATCGCGTTCGTCGCGAACCCCTCCAAGCCCGCGGTCGCGAACCTCGAACGGACGGTCCGGCGCGTGTGCGCCGACGCCGACCTGCCCGAACCCCTGTGGCTCGAGACCACGATCGAGGACCCGGGCGTGGGGCAGACCCGTGAGGCTCTCGCCCGCGGCGCCGACATCGTCGTCGCGGTCGGCGGCGACGGCACGGTCCGGGCCGTCGCCGAGGGCATGGTCGGCACGGGCAAGCCCATGGGCCTCGTGCCGCTCGGCACGGGAAACCTCCTCGCCCGCAACCTCGACCTGCCCATCACCGACCCGGACGAGGCCCTGCGCATCGTCGTCGCGGGCGCGGACCGCGTGATCGACGTCGGGTGGGCGCGCGTCCTGGAGTTCGCGCAGCCCGACGGCGCCGCGCACGACCCCGCACGGTCCGGCACCCCGGGAGCGGGCACGGCAGGCGACGAGTCCCCCGGCAACCTCCCCGGGACCGGCGGGGCGGACGAGGCCGGCGCGGGGACCGGGACGTCCACCGCGAACGACACGTCGCAGGACGTCCTCCCCGAGCAGGACACCCGGACCGCGCACATCTTCCTCGTGATCGCGGGCCTCGGGTTCGACGCCGCGATGGTCGCCGACGCCGACGCGACGCTCAAGGCCAGGGTCGGCTGGGTCGCGTACTTCGTCGCGGGCATCCGGCACCTGCACGGCCGCCGCCTGCGCGCGACCATCCAGCTCGACGACTCCCCCCCGGTCACCGCCAAGCTCCGCACGCTCCTGGTGGGCAACTGCGGCAAGCTGCCCGGCGGTATCACGCTGCTCCCGGACGCGGTGCTGGACGACGGCATCCTCGACGTCGCCGCGATCGACACGCGCGGCGGTGTCGTCGGCTGGGCCCAGCTCTTCGGCGACGTCGTCATGCAGGGGTTCGGCGTGCGCAACGACCTGCCCGCGAAGATCGGCCGGATCGACCACGCGCGCGCCAAGCGCGTCCGGGTCCGCGTCGAGGGCGGCGAGCAGGCGCAGGTGGACGGCGACCTCCTGGGCCGGGCCGTCGAGCTCGAGACCTGGGTAGAGCCGGGTGGGTTGGTCGTGCGGACCGCCTGA
- a CDS encoding ABC transporter transmembrane domain-containing protein produces the protein MPLRSRRPARPEPGSPPPPTAGDAAPTTVGGIFRLVLAGNRRWLLLTAGASSFMVHQVAEALVPVLIGVVVDRAIMPRDGAALGLWLGVLAAVFLVLTMAWRIGMRSTVRAFSFAAHDLRQLTVERVLDPRGMARRRAAGETLTIASSDTNRVAGIAWLVTGQLGALAAIGTTAVSLLLVSVPLGVAVLVATPVMLLVMHRLSVPLEARSEAEQETAARAGGLATDLVTGLRVLKGLGAEQAAADRYRRASRGSLAAALRAVRSRAAYQAVSEVLSVVFLAAVALFAGRMALAGQITVGELVAVVGLAQFVQEPMSRTGFLGVELAQKRASARRLLRLLGEPTVHSAAARPVDTGVAAATPSGASLTLAGTFGGSALGPVTVRRGQVVGVVVPDAGDAAALVDVLGCRAPAPPGAVVVDGTDLSTLDPATGRTLVFAARHDATLFSTTVRDNLAPDTPLDPRALDASGTTEVLGHLPDGLDTHLTGRGQHLSGGQRQRLVLGRALHRPEPVLVLHDPTTAVDTVTEARIAAGLRELPDRALLLVTTSPTLLAVCDHVVVAASASRTGDAARAAVPGARGSDAELVAS, from the coding sequence ATGCCCCTCCGATCTCGCCGTCCCGCACGCCCGGAGCCGGGCTCTCCTCCCCCGCCGACGGCAGGCGACGCAGCACCGACGACCGTCGGCGGCATCTTCCGCCTCGTCCTGGCGGGCAACCGCCGCTGGCTCCTGCTGACCGCGGGCGCGAGCAGCTTCATGGTCCACCAGGTCGCCGAGGCGCTCGTCCCCGTGCTGATCGGTGTCGTCGTGGACCGCGCGATCATGCCGCGCGACGGCGCGGCGCTCGGGCTGTGGCTCGGCGTCCTCGCCGCGGTCTTCCTCGTCCTGACCATGGCGTGGCGCATCGGCATGCGCTCGACCGTCCGCGCGTTCTCGTTCGCCGCGCACGACCTGCGCCAGCTCACCGTCGAGCGCGTCCTCGACCCGCGCGGCATGGCCCGGCGCCGCGCCGCGGGCGAGACCCTGACCATCGCGTCCTCCGACACGAACCGGGTCGCGGGGATCGCCTGGCTCGTCACCGGACAGCTCGGCGCGCTCGCCGCGATCGGCACGACGGCCGTGAGCCTCCTGCTCGTCTCCGTCCCGCTCGGCGTCGCGGTCCTCGTGGCGACCCCCGTGATGCTGCTCGTCATGCACCGGCTGTCGGTGCCGCTCGAAGCCCGCAGCGAGGCCGAGCAGGAGACCGCGGCGCGCGCGGGCGGCCTCGCGACCGACCTCGTCACGGGCCTGCGCGTCCTCAAGGGCCTGGGCGCGGAGCAGGCCGCCGCCGACCGCTACCGCCGCGCGAGCCGCGGCTCCCTCGCGGCCGCGTTGCGCGCCGTCCGCTCCCGCGCCGCGTACCAGGCCGTCAGCGAGGTGCTCTCGGTGGTCTTCCTCGCGGCGGTCGCGCTGTTCGCAGGCCGCATGGCGCTCGCCGGGCAGATCACCGTGGGTGAGCTCGTCGCCGTCGTGGGGCTCGCGCAGTTCGTCCAGGAGCCCATGTCCCGGACCGGGTTCCTGGGCGTCGAGCTCGCGCAGAAGCGGGCGTCCGCCCGCCGCCTGCTCCGCCTGCTCGGCGAGCCGACCGTCCACAGCGCCGCGGCCCGGCCTGTGGACACGGGCGTGGCCGCCGCGACGCCCTCGGGCGCCTCGCTGACCCTCGCCGGAACCTTCGGCGGCTCCGCGCTCGGGCCCGTCACGGTCCGCCGCGGCCAGGTCGTGGGCGTCGTCGTGCCCGACGCCGGAGACGCGGCCGCGCTCGTCGACGTCCTCGGGTGCCGCGCACCCGCCCCGCCCGGGGCTGTCGTCGTCGACGGGACCGACCTCTCGACGCTCGACCCCGCGACCGGACGCACCCTCGTCTTCGCGGCCCGGCACGACGCGACGCTGTTCAGCACGACCGTGCGCGACAACCTCGCGCCCGACACGCCGCTCGACCCGCGCGCCCTCGACGCGTCCGGGACGACCGAGGTGCTCGGGCACCTGCCCGACGGCCTCGACACGCACCTGACGGGCCGTGGCCAGCACCTGTCCGGCGGACAGCGCCAACGCCTCGTCCTCGGCCGGGCGCTGCACCGCCCCGAACCCGTCCTCGTGCTGCACGACCCGACGACCGCCGTCGACACCGTGACCGAGGCCCGGATCGCCGCGGGGCTCCGCGAGCTCCCCGACCGGGCGCTGCTGCTCGTCACGACCAGCCCGACGCTGCTCGCGGTGTGCGACCACGTGGTGGTGGCGGCGAGCGCGAGCCGAACCGGCGACGCCGCCCGTGCCGCCGTGCCCGGCGCGCGCGGCTCCGACGCCGAGCTGGTCGCCTCGTGA
- a CDS encoding ABC transporter ATP-binding protein: protein MSAATATGADRTHPAHEILPVASTTATNATLWRMLTRRRWLFAGTVAVLLAGSVAGLATPALLGVLVNVVVEGGEVSDLVRYGLLLLGAGVLSAALGYLGQTLLARICEGALADLREDVLASALDLPLEQVEKAGVGDVVARVSGDVDAVSEAISGVLPAVTSAAFTIVLTLVGLGALDWRFALAAVAAAPLQVVSLRWFLRRSGPVYRQVRVAEAQRTEQVIETVAGATTVTTLGHGDRHEALVAQSSLRAIDLSLTGIGLLTRFYNRLNIAELVGLAAVLAVGFWLVSGDAVTVGAATAAALYFHRLFGPIGTVLGEFDEIQKAGAGLARLVGVTTATATPGTAEDDRRSAQGDPGPAATSRQTRSAVALRGVTFAYSPGRDVVTDVDLNIAEGEHVALVGASGAGKTSVAKLAMGIHRPTRGALHVLGEVPGRRRRARDGADTDAPRSGAAMVSQEVHVFSGTLAEDLRLAAPDASDAELAAALDAVEAHWVWDLPDGLATVVGAGGLDLSPDRAQQLALARVLLLDPAVVVLDEATAEVGTDGAATLDRAARAALSGRTALVIAHRLSQAQAADRVVVMEAGRIVESGTHDELRDAGGQYARLWAAWERGTADRRG, encoded by the coding sequence GTGAGCGCCGCCACCGCGACCGGGGCGGACCGCACCCACCCGGCGCACGAGATCCTGCCCGTCGCCTCGACCACAGCGACCAACGCGACCCTGTGGCGCATGCTCACGCGGCGACGGTGGCTGTTCGCCGGGACCGTCGCGGTGCTCCTGGCCGGGTCGGTCGCGGGCCTCGCGACCCCGGCACTGCTCGGGGTCCTGGTCAACGTCGTGGTCGAGGGCGGCGAGGTCTCCGACCTCGTGCGCTACGGGCTGCTGCTCCTCGGGGCCGGCGTGCTGAGCGCGGCGCTCGGCTACCTGGGCCAGACCCTGCTCGCCCGGATCTGCGAGGGGGCGCTCGCCGACCTCCGCGAGGACGTCCTCGCGAGCGCCCTCGACCTGCCGCTCGAGCAGGTCGAGAAGGCAGGCGTCGGCGACGTCGTCGCGCGCGTCTCGGGGGACGTCGACGCCGTGAGCGAGGCGATCTCGGGCGTGCTGCCCGCGGTCACGTCGGCCGCGTTCACGATCGTCCTGACGCTGGTGGGTCTCGGCGCCCTGGACTGGCGCTTCGCGCTCGCCGCGGTCGCCGCCGCGCCCCTGCAGGTCGTGTCGCTGCGCTGGTTCCTGCGCCGCTCGGGCCCCGTGTACCGGCAGGTGCGCGTCGCCGAGGCGCAGCGCACCGAGCAGGTCATCGAGACCGTCGCGGGTGCGACGACCGTCACGACGCTCGGGCACGGCGACCGGCACGAGGCGCTCGTCGCGCAGTCGTCGCTGCGGGCGATCGACCTGTCCCTGACCGGGATCGGGCTGCTCACCCGGTTCTACAACCGGCTCAACATCGCCGAGCTCGTCGGCCTCGCCGCCGTGCTGGCCGTGGGCTTCTGGCTCGTCTCGGGCGACGCCGTGACCGTGGGGGCCGCGACCGCGGCCGCGCTGTACTTCCACCGGCTCTTCGGGCCCATCGGGACGGTGCTCGGCGAGTTCGACGAGATCCAGAAGGCGGGCGCGGGCCTCGCGCGCCTCGTGGGCGTGACGACGGCGACGGCGACGCCAGGGACCGCCGAGGATGACCGGCGCTCCGCCCAGGGTGACCCCGGCCCTGCGGCCACCTCCCGGCAGACACGCTCCGCCGTCGCGCTCCGGGGCGTGACCTTCGCCTACTCCCCGGGGCGCGACGTCGTCACGGACGTGGACCTCAACATCGCCGAGGGCGAGCACGTCGCACTCGTCGGCGCGTCGGGGGCCGGCAAGACCTCGGTCGCGAAGCTCGCGATGGGCATCCACCGCCCCACGCGCGGCGCCCTGCACGTGCTGGGCGAGGTCCCGGGGCGACGCCGTCGGGCCAGGGACGGCGCCGACACCGACGCCCCCCGGTCCGGCGCCGCGATGGTGAGCCAGGAGGTCCACGTGTTCAGCGGGACGCTCGCCGAGGACCTGCGGCTCGCGGCCCCCGACGCGAGCGACGCCGAGCTCGCCGCGGCCCTCGACGCGGTCGAGGCGCACTGGGTGTGGGACCTGCCCGACGGCCTCGCCACGGTCGTCGGTGCGGGCGGTCTCGACCTGTCGCCCGACCGTGCGCAGCAGCTCGCCCTCGCACGGGTCCTGCTCCTCGACCCGGCCGTCGTCGTGCTGGACGAGGCGACCGCCGAGGTCGGGACCGACGGTGCCGCGACCCTCGACCGTGCCGCCCGTGCGGCACTGTCCGGGCGGACCGCGCTCGTCATCGCCCACCGGCTGAGCCAGGCCCAGGCGGCCGACCGCGTGGTCGTCATGGAGGCCGGGCGGATCGTCGAGTCGGGGACGCACGACGAGCTGCGCGACGCCGGCGGCCAGTACGCGCGGCTCTGGGCGGCCTGGGAGCGGGGGACGGCCGACCGCCGAGGATGA
- a CDS encoding DUF5926 family protein, whose translation MAKNSTPDFVLRPFEGLPGETDWVALREVVPSASAPARTTKEFGARDVLVVTVLPAGWAALHRQDGTILLALQTIAGSGDTSRDLAAALLEAVEAEPGTSIELGELPGPGPRLQDVLDLSVPFEVTVHDDFSFWLDPTTDVTPDLKASLDQASESIVPTVKLSSVESAYWCSMSREFLRWAWPVGEEALIDAISRLHAKRESGLGGGKFVGAFRSSGLLVPVWELPRGTQAADLEEPAKELKAKLDAALAVTEPLDANERRARAGIVSRQVTLR comes from the coding sequence ATGGCCAAGAACTCGACGCCCGACTTCGTGCTGCGCCCCTTCGAGGGACTTCCCGGCGAGACCGACTGGGTCGCCCTGCGGGAGGTCGTCCCCTCGGCCTCGGCACCTGCCCGCACCACCAAGGAGTTCGGCGCGCGCGACGTGCTCGTGGTCACGGTCCTGCCGGCCGGGTGGGCGGCGCTGCACCGTCAGGACGGCACGATCCTCCTGGCGCTCCAGACCATCGCGGGGTCGGGCGACACGAGCCGCGACCTGGCGGCCGCTCTCCTGGAGGCCGTCGAGGCCGAGCCGGGCACGTCGATCGAGCTGGGCGAGCTGCCCGGTCCGGGCCCGCGCCTGCAGGACGTCCTGGACCTGTCGGTGCCGTTCGAGGTCACGGTCCACGACGACTTCTCGTTCTGGCTCGACCCGACGACGGACGTCACGCCGGACCTCAAGGCGTCGCTCGACCAGGCGTCCGAGTCGATCGTCCCCACGGTCAAGCTCTCGTCGGTCGAGTCGGCCTACTGGTGCTCGATGAGCCGCGAGTTCCTGCGCTGGGCCTGGCCCGTGGGCGAGGAGGCGTTGATCGACGCGATCTCGCGTCTGCACGCCAAGCGCGAGTCGGGTCTGGGGGGCGGCAAGTTCGTCGGCGCGTTCCGCTCGAGCGGGCTGCTGGTCCCGGTGTGGGAGCTGCCGCGTGGCACGCAGGCGGCGGACCTGGAGGAGCCCGCGAAGGAGCTCAAGGCGAAGCTGGACGCGGCGCTCGCGGTCACCGAGCCGCTCGACGCGAACGAGCGTCGTGCGCGGGCAGGCATCGTCTCGCGCCAGGTCACGCTGCGCTGA
- a CDS encoding glycosyltransferase family 2 protein → MAKTPRPAPLTGGGRQKQRVAVIIPAKDEARRIAATVRAAKAIPHVDLVLVVDDGSEDSTQHVAREAGAVVVRHSHNRGKAAAMETGAAVVAMRDVADRPARLLLFIDGDLGETAVNTAPLVDPVLNGAADMSIALLPPQPGAGGRGIVVGAARRAIQSMTGWTPTQPLSGMRCLTREAFEAATPLARGWGVETGLTIDLLRKGYVAVEVPCDLRHRPSGSDLKGQIHRANQYRDVQLAVGSRRVRSAIDALSGSKHSK, encoded by the coding sequence GTGGCGAAGACCCCGCGCCCCGCACCGCTCACGGGTGGCGGCAGGCAGAAGCAGCGCGTGGCGGTGATCATCCCCGCCAAGGACGAGGCGCGCCGCATCGCGGCGACGGTCCGCGCGGCCAAGGCGATCCCGCACGTGGACCTGGTCCTGGTCGTCGACGACGGCAGCGAGGACAGCACGCAGCACGTCGCGCGCGAGGCGGGGGCCGTCGTCGTGCGTCACTCGCACAACCGTGGCAAGGCCGCGGCCATGGAGACGGGCGCCGCGGTCGTCGCGATGCGTGACGTCGCGGACCGGCCCGCGCGCCTCCTGCTCTTCATCGACGGCGACCTGGGGGAGACGGCGGTCAACACGGCACCGCTCGTCGACCCGGTGCTCAACGGGGCCGCGGACATGTCGATCGCGCTGCTCCCGCCGCAGCCCGGCGCGGGTGGCCGTGGCATCGTCGTGGGTGCCGCGCGCCGTGCGATCCAGTCGATGACGGGGTGGACGCCCACGCAGCCGTTGTCGGGCATGCGCTGCCTGACCCGCGAGGCCTTCGAGGCCGCGACGCCGCTCGCGCGGGGCTGGGGCGTCGAGACGGGCCTGACCATCGACCTGCTCCGCAAGGGGTACGTCGCGGTCGAGGTGCCGTGCGACCTGCGCCACCGCCCGTCCGGCTCGGACCTCAAGGGCCAGATCCACCGCGCGAACCAGTACCGCGACGTGCAGCTCGCGGTCGGGTCGCGCCGCGTGCGCAGCGCGATCGACGCGCTGAGCGGCAGCAAGCACTCGAAGTAG